In a single window of the Papaver somniferum cultivar HN1 chromosome 8, ASM357369v1, whole genome shotgun sequence genome:
- the LOC113304414 gene encoding RHOMBOID-like protein 2, whose translation MATEDLERGGNKNRGNNNGVNNPNYANNYQASSASYFHENNSERGWTSWLIPMFVVANIVMFIVTMYINDCPKHINDRDRGFSGAKCLARGLGRFSFQPLKENPLFGPSSATLEKLGALQWQKVVHENQGWRLFTCIWLHAGVIHVLANMLSLVFIGIRLEQQFGFIRIGAIYLIAGIGGSVLSTLFIRGNISVGASGALFGLLGAMLSELLTNWTIYANKAAALITLIFIIVINLAVGLLPHVDNYAHIGGFLTGLLLGFVLLLRPQFGWMERRNLPADVRVKSKYKVYQWVLCFLGLALLIVGFTVGLVMLFRGENGNDHCSWCHYLSCVRTSRWKCDN comes from the exons ATGGCTACTGAAGATCTAGAACGAGGTGGAAATAAGAACAGAGGGAACAATAATGGTGTTAACAATCCGAATTACGCGAATAATTACCAAGCTTCATCAGCATCGTATTTTCATGAGAATAATTCAGAACGTGGATGGACTTCATGGTTGATACCTATGTTTGTTGTAGCAAATATAGTTATGTTCATCGTAACTATGTATATTAATGATTGCCCTAAACATATTAATGATAGAGATAGAGGTTTCTCTGGTGCTAAATGTCTTGCTAGAGGTCTTGGAAGGTTTTCTTTTCAACCGCTTAAAGAGAATCCACTCTTTGGTCCTTCTTCTGCTAC ATTGGAGAAGTTGGGAGCCCTTCAATGGCAGAAAGTGGTCCATGAGAATCAAGGATGGCGACTTTTCACTTGCATATGGTTGCACGCGGGTGTCATTCACGTTCTTGCAAACATGCTGAGCCTGGTCTTCATTGGAATTCGTCTCGAGCAGCAATTTGGTTTCA TTCGGATTGGTGCGATCTACCTCATAGCTGGCATAGGTGGAAGTGTCCTCTCTACTCTTTTTATCAGAGGCAATATTTCCGTTGGTGCATCTGGTGCTTTGTTTGGACTTCTTGGAGCCATGCTGTCAGAGCTTCTAACAAATTGGACTATATATGCCAATAAA GCTGCAGCTTTGATTACGCTTATCTTCATCATTGTTATCAACTTAGCTGTTGGATTACTACCTCATGTTGACAATTATGCACATATTGGTGGTTTTCTTACTGGTCTATTGCTTGGATTTGTATTGTTGCTCCGACCTCAATTTGGTTGGATGGAACGCCGGAACCTCCCAGCCGATGTTCGTGTTAAATCCAAATATAAGGTCTACCAGTGGGTACTTTGTTTCCTCGGATTGGCTCTTTTGATCGTTGG ATTCACGGTGGGACTTGTGATGCTGTTTCGAGGGGAAAATGGTAACGATCATTGCAGTTGGTGTCATTATCTCAGCTGTGTGAGAACCTCAAGATGGAAGTGCGACAATTGA